Proteins co-encoded in one Aminivibrio pyruvatiphilus genomic window:
- a CDS encoding TRAP transporter substrate-binding protein: MFGKKTFALALLFVFLAASFAYGAPVVLKLSNVLPDGNPTTESMVFFAEKVKEKTGGSVEVRLFNNSALGGQREALESMQAGTLEMCMANAGPMAQFVPAMDVLSLPYVFQSTEHMFKALNGKAGEMIKADIEKAGFVFLYWGDGGSRNLINNKRPITKPEDLKGLKIRVMDSKLMVNTLNAMGAIATPMAQGEVYSALQQGVLDGWENNPVTLLTLKLYEVSDIFSWTQHFMVPDLVLISKQAFGKLTPEQQKAIVEAGREAEAKQREYWNAFVGKTVEELKAHNVKFNEVDVAPFVKAVQPVWEDYRAKFGTELLDLIIAANN, from the coding sequence ATGTTCGGAAAAAAGACCTTTGCGCTTGCGCTTCTTTTCGTTTTTCTCGCGGCGTCCTTTGCCTACGGGGCTCCGGTTGTGCTGAAGCTCTCCAACGTTCTCCCCGACGGCAATCCCACCACCGAATCCATGGTCTTCTTCGCCGAAAAGGTGAAGGAGAAGACCGGCGGATCGGTTGAAGTCCGCCTGTTCAACAACAGCGCCCTTGGCGGCCAGCGGGAGGCCCTGGAAAGCATGCAGGCCGGAACCCTCGAGATGTGCATGGCCAACGCGGGGCCCATGGCCCAGTTCGTCCCCGCCATGGACGTGCTGTCTCTTCCCTATGTCTTCCAGAGCACGGAACACATGTTCAAGGCCCTCAACGGCAAGGCCGGGGAGATGATCAAGGCCGACATCGAGAAGGCAGGGTTCGTCTTCCTCTACTGGGGCGACGGCGGCTCCCGGAACCTCATCAACAACAAGCGCCCCATCACCAAGCCGGAGGACCTGAAGGGACTCAAGATCCGCGTCATGGACAGCAAGCTCATGGTAAACACTCTCAATGCCATGGGCGCCATCGCCACCCCCATGGCCCAGGGCGAAGTCTACAGCGCTCTCCAGCAGGGCGTGCTCGACGGATGGGAGAACAACCCCGTTACCCTTCTGACCCTCAAGCTCTATGAAGTGTCCGATATTTTCTCATGGACCCAGCATTTCATGGTTCCCGACCTGGTGCTCATCAGCAAGCAGGCTTTCGGCAAGCTGACCCCCGAACAGCAGAAGGCCATTGTCGAAGCGGGCCGCGAGGCAGAGGCCAAGCAGCGTGAATACTGGAACGCCTTCGTCGGCAAGACCGTGGAGGAGCTGAAGGCCCATAACGTGAAGTTCAACGAGGTGGACGTGGCGCCCTTCGTCAAGGCGGTTCAGCCCGTGTGGGAAGATTACAGGGCCAAGTTCGGAACGGAACTGCTTGATCTCATCATAGCGGCGAACAACTAA
- a CDS encoding TRAP transporter large permease: MTVTIFSAFVLLLVIRMPVSFSLAISAAIALLFAGSMDPLIVVQRMYTSVESFSLIAIPFFILSGGFMESGGISRRLISFSSSLVGHIRGGLSMISIVAAMFFAGISGSTAADTAAIGSVLIPAMEKKGYGKDLATSVVGTAGAIGIIIPPSIPMIILGITGSISIGGLFLGGVFPGILMGLALMVTSGIFARKRNLPAEPKATWGERWHAFTDSILALMTMVIIMGGILSGVFTATEASVVAAFYSFVVGRFVYGELKWKDIPSIMVKTGITTGVVVLCIATASSFGWILAAEQIPDKIAKAVFALSDNRLVILFLMNALMLFMGTFLDISPIIIILVPILFPIARQLGVTPIHFGIMTIVNMAIGQCTPPVGISLFVATGIAKAKLGEILGAYSKYLLTMVVVLALITVFPQIITFLPQLVMGLR; this comes from the coding sequence ATGACTGTCACCATTTTCTCGGCCTTCGTTCTCCTGCTCGTCATCCGGATGCCCGTCTCCTTCTCCCTTGCAATTTCTGCGGCAATCGCACTGCTCTTCGCCGGCAGCATGGATCCCCTGATCGTGGTCCAGCGCATGTATACCTCCGTGGAGTCCTTCTCCCTCATCGCCATCCCCTTCTTCATTCTCTCCGGCGGCTTCATGGAGAGCGGCGGCATCTCCAGGCGGCTCATTTCCTTTTCCTCCAGCCTGGTGGGCCATATCCGGGGCGGCCTGTCCATGATCAGCATCGTGGCGGCCATGTTCTTCGCCGGCATCTCCGGCTCCACGGCGGCCGACACGGCGGCCATCGGCAGCGTCCTCATTCCGGCCATGGAAAAGAAGGGGTACGGGAAGGACCTGGCCACCAGCGTGGTGGGCACCGCAGGGGCCATCGGGATCATCATTCCCCCGAGCATACCCATGATCATTCTGGGAATCACCGGAAGCATTTCCATCGGAGGGCTCTTCCTGGGCGGCGTTTTTCCCGGCATCCTCATGGGGCTGGCCCTCATGGTCACCAGCGGCATCTTCGCCCGAAAGCGGAACCTCCCGGCGGAACCGAAAGCGACCTGGGGCGAGCGGTGGCATGCCTTCACCGACTCCATCCTGGCCCTGATGACCATGGTCATCATCATGGGAGGCATCCTCTCCGGCGTCTTCACGGCCACGGAGGCCTCGGTGGTGGCGGCCTTCTATTCCTTCGTGGTGGGGCGGTTCGTCTACGGCGAACTCAAGTGGAAGGACATACCTTCAATTATGGTCAAGACGGGCATCACCACCGGCGTGGTGGTCCTGTGCATCGCCACGGCTTCCAGCTTCGGCTGGATCCTGGCGGCGGAGCAGATTCCGGACAAGATTGCGAAGGCGGTCTTCGCCCTGTCGGACAACCGGCTGGTCATCCTCTTCCTCATGAACGCCCTCATGCTCTTCATGGGCACCTTCCTCGACATTTCGCCCATCATCATCATTCTCGTGCCCATTCTCTTTCCCATCGCCCGGCAGCTCGGCGTGACGCCCATCCACTTCGGCATCATGACCATTGTCAACATGGCCATCGGTCAGTGCACCCCGCCGGTGGGCATATCTCTTTTCGTGGCTACGGGAATAGCGAAGGCGAAACTCGGGGAGATCCTGGGAGCCTACTCCAAATATCTCCTTACCATGGTGGTGGTTCTTGCCCTGATCACGGTCTTCCCCCAGATCATCACCTTCCTCCCGCAGCTTGTGATGGGGCTCAGATAG
- the kduI gene encoding 5-dehydro-4-deoxy-D-glucuronate isomerase has translation MEVRNSANPADVKRYDTEALRGEFLIRGLFAPDEIPLVYSHVDRMITGSACPVSKSLSLKGGKELGVDFFLQRREMAVLNIGDPGTVVTDGTSRRLNRYEALYIGMGTKDVSFEPETGSTPKFYLLSCPAHSAWPTTLITREMAVKQALGTKKECNERVINKYVHPDVVKSCQLSMGMTELAEGSVWNTMPTHTHERRMEVYMYFNLPEDGVVFHFMGRPSELRHIVVRSGEAVISPSWSIHSGVGSTSYSFVWGMAGENQSFSDMDGVPMSVLR, from the coding sequence ATGGAAGTACGGAATTCAGCCAACCCGGCAGATGTGAAGCGGTACGACACCGAAGCCCTCCGCGGCGAGTTTCTGATCAGGGGCCTTTTCGCCCCTGATGAAATCCCCCTCGTTTATTCCCACGTAGACAGGATGATCACCGGTTCGGCCTGTCCTGTGTCAAAGAGCCTTTCCCTGAAAGGCGGGAAAGAGCTCGGCGTGGACTTCTTCCTCCAGCGGAGAGAAATGGCGGTGCTCAACATCGGAGACCCCGGTACGGTGGTCACAGACGGGACCTCCCGCCGGCTGAACCGGTACGAGGCCCTCTATATCGGCATGGGGACGAAAGATGTTTCCTTTGAACCCGAGACCGGCAGCACTCCGAAGTTCTACCTCCTCAGCTGCCCGGCCCACAGCGCCTGGCCCACCACCCTCATCACCAGGGAGATGGCGGTGAAGCAGGCCCTGGGTACGAAAAAGGAATGCAACGAACGGGTGATCAATAAGTACGTCCATCCCGACGTGGTGAAAAGCTGCCAGCTTTCCATGGGCATGACGGAACTGGCCGAGGGCTCCGTATGGAACACCATGCCCACCCACACCCACGAACGGCGGATGGAGGTGTACATGTACTTCAACCTTCCCGAAGACGGAGTGGTCTTCCACTTCATGGGCCGGCCCTCCGAACTGCGCCACATCGTTGTCCGCAGCGGCGAGGCGGTTATTTCCCCGAGCTGGTCCATCCATTCAGGCGTCGGAAGCACCAGCTACAGCTTTGTCTGGGGCATGGCGGGAGAGAACCAGTCCTTCTCGGACATGGACGGCGTTCCCATGTCCGTCCTCAGGTAA
- a CDS encoding TRAP transporter small permease, which translates to MERLDAFAARLERWMLIVLLTVMVVLGLLQIISRFVIKAPIMWSEALLMYMFVWFSFLGAGLAVRELSHFEVEIFVVRLPQKIQKLLSLAVYAMIFAFALFMIWKGLFLVKLNQRQLMAMMPFTMSGPYVILPLSGTFMAIHSLNHLTGLFSRHHSEWRD; encoded by the coding sequence ATGGAAAGGCTCGATGCCTTCGCGGCGCGGCTGGAACGGTGGATGCTCATCGTTCTCCTTACGGTCATGGTGGTCCTGGGGCTCCTCCAGATCATCAGCCGTTTCGTCATCAAAGCCCCCATCATGTGGTCGGAGGCCCTCCTGATGTACATGTTCGTCTGGTTCAGCTTTCTCGGCGCCGGCCTTGCTGTGAGGGAACTTTCCCATTTCGAGGTGGAAATCTTCGTGGTCCGCCTCCCGCAGAAGATCCAGAAACTCCTTTCCCTGGCGGTCTATGCCATGATTTTTGCCTTTGCGCTGTTCATGATCTGGAAAGGCCTTTTCCTCGTAAAGCTCAACCAGCGGCAGCTCATGGCCATGATGCCCTTCACCATGAGCGGCCCCTACGTGATCCTGCCCCTGAGCGGCACCTTCATGGCGATCCATTCCCTGAACCATCTCACCGGCCTGTTCTCCCGGCATCATTCGGAGTGGAGGGACTGA